TAACTTTAGCCATAATTATTAATTTTTAAATTGATTTTTAGTTTTGTGCATATGTAAAGGCAGAAATTATGCCATTGCCTTTTTACTGACAAATTGTAAACAAAAAATGCCAGCTTGTCATAAGCTGGCATTTTAAAATATATTGTAGTGTGTAGTCTATAAACTATCTGAAGGCGTAGCTTCATTTGTTACTGGTGGTGTTACCTCTTCAGGTAATGTTTCAGGAACTACGGTTTCAATGTCGTCACCTTGTAATAATTTAGAATCTGCATCGCCAAAATTGCCTTTAAGTGCAATGTTAGATGCTAAAATTAAAACTATTAATAAACCAGCTAGCGTCCACGTACTCTTATCTAAAAAGTCACCTGTTTTTTTTACTCCGCCAACTACTTGGTTTCCACCTCCGCCAAAAGAAGAGGAAAGTCCGCCACCTTTTGGGTTCTGTACCATGATCACTAATACCAACAATAAGCAAACGACTATGATAAGTATTAGGAAAATTGAAAATGTACTCATTCTAAATTATTTATTATCTTTTCGTAATTTTTCTACCGCCTTAATTCGGTCTGCAAAGAAACTACTTTTTTCTGGATATTTCAAACTTAAAATTTTGTAGGCCTGAATAGCGTTTTTATACTTTTTTTGTTCCAGGTAAACCCTTGCTAAAGTCTCTGTCATTAGCTCGTTCTGGTTAATGGTAGATGACTGTGAAATGTCTATGGTTGTACTTTGTTCCGTAGGTACAATTTTAGGGTTGGAAGCTATGAACTTGTCAATACGATCATATTTCTTTTTGATGGCCTCGTTTTTTACCCTTGGTTTTTTTACAGGTTTATCTGTTGTCTTTTTTTCTTTGACACTGTCTGTATTTTGACTTTCTGCCTCTACCTTGTTTTCTGCAATAACCGTTTGTTGCTTTTTGGTGTCGTCCTCTTTTGAAGGAGTGGAATCTTCTTCAACTGATTTTTCTAATGGTTTTTTGGAGGCAAGGCTTAACCACTCTGAAAAAGAATACTTCTCTTTGGCATCAAAAGTTAGAGGTTTACCAATGTCTAGCGCATTTTCTTCTTCGGTATTATCAGGGTTTTTAGATTGAAACAACTCCGGGTCCAAAATCTGCTCTGCATCTTTTTCGTCTTGTGGTAGGGGGTTGTCTTGAGATGGTGTAATAAAAGAAGGTGTAGGTGCTTCTTCAATAGGATCATTTAGATCTTCAGTTTCTTCAGTGGGGCTACTTTCATTTGTGGTAATTACTTCATCAGAAATGTCAAGAGAATCTGTGTTTTCTTTAGGTTCAGTTGAATGAACTAGTGTTAGGTCTTTATTTTCTTCTTGAACTTCAATGGCGTTATTGACCTCAATTTCGGCAATAGTTGCAGTAGCTGTATCATATTGTAAAAAGTCTCTAGATGTAATGAAATCAAAAAGCACATCTCTATCTGTCGTAAAAGCAGCCGTTGCTTTTAGAGCTTTGTTGTATTTGTAGCTGTTTAAGTTTTTGAGTCCTTTTAAGTGAAGTGCCCGTGCAGCTTGAAAATAAGGATACTCGGCTATAATATCTTCTAAATGTTTGGTATGAATGGGTTCTACCACTTTGGTAGGGTTTTCTAGAAAATATGTAAAGTCCTTAACGTTCATGTAATTACCAGTCTGCCAAAGAGGCGTTGAAAATATCTTGGGTTAGTCTTTCAAAAATTACCTCGTGGGCTTCACTTTTTATAGTTGCTAACTGTGTGTCTGCAGGGTAGTCGTAAAAGAAAGAAAAGCTTTGGTCAA
The sequence above is a segment of the Maribacter dokdonensis DSW-8 genome. Coding sequences within it:
- the secG gene encoding preprotein translocase subunit SecG, with amino-acid sequence MSTFSIFLILIIVVCLLLVLVIMVQNPKGGGLSSSFGGGGNQVVGGVKKTGDFLDKSTWTLAGLLIVLILASNIALKGNFGDADSKLLQGDDIETVVPETLPEEVTPPVTNEATPSDSL